In Bacillus cereus ATCC 14579, a single window of DNA contains:
- the walK gene encoding cell wall metabolism sensor histidine kinase WalK, giving the protein MKKVGFFQSIHLKFVLIYMLLILIAMQVIGVYFVRELEKSLVQGFRDSLTQQTNLLSYNLKQEFKKSYTKAETESTDETIKTSIRKFASDQKKVIQEVSVFDSHRKLLAISDESKQNKVNRTSTDIAVQRVLVQKKPEVKIEKDGSTGHRVQVMLTPILDDNGKDALGVIYIVASMEDVYKQMKDINQIFATGTVIALLVTAVLGILLAQTITRPISDMRRQAIEMAKGNYSRKVKVHSHDEIGQLALSFNNLSKKLQQARSSTESERRKLSSVLSHMTDGVIATDRKGDIILLNDPAEKMLNVSRETALDQSVLEVLGIQEEFTLDHLYEEPDSVLLDFSTRNEPYILRASFSVIQKETGKANGLIAVLYDVTEQERIERERREFVANVSHELRTPLTTMRSYLEALTDGAWQDPNIAPQFLTVTQEETERMIRLVNALLQLSKLDSTEHRLMKEWVDFTDFFNNIIDRFEMSKEQNVSFKRSFSKKSRFIDMDTDKITQVLYNIISNALKYSPEGGTVTYRLRDRGDLLEISVSDQGMGIPKENVDKIFERFYRVDKARSRQMGGTGLGLAIAKEMIEAHGGSIWAKSEEGKGTTIYFTLPMAADEEDDWE; this is encoded by the coding sequence ATGAAGAAAGTTGGTTTTTTTCAATCTATTCATTTAAAATTTGTGCTTATATATATGCTATTAATATTAATAGCGATGCAAGTTATTGGAGTATATTTCGTAAGGGAATTAGAGAAGAGCTTAGTACAAGGTTTTAGGGATTCTTTAACGCAGCAAACAAACTTATTATCATATAATTTGAAGCAAGAGTTTAAAAAAAGTTATACAAAAGCAGAAACAGAGTCAACAGATGAAACGATTAAAACTTCAATTCGAAAATTTGCCTCTGATCAGAAGAAAGTTATACAAGAGGTAAGTGTATTTGATTCGCACAGAAAGTTACTGGCTATTTCAGATGAATCAAAGCAGAATAAGGTGAATCGAACATCAACTGATATAGCTGTTCAGCGAGTGTTAGTACAAAAAAAGCCGGAAGTGAAAATTGAGAAGGATGGTAGTACAGGTCATCGTGTTCAAGTTATGCTTACTCCGATTCTAGATGATAACGGTAAGGATGCGCTTGGTGTTATTTACATTGTGGCATCTATGGAAGATGTATATAAACAAATGAAGGATATAAATCAAATTTTTGCTACGGGAACAGTAATTGCTTTATTAGTAACGGCCGTACTTGGGATTTTATTGGCTCAAACAATTACAAGACCAATTTCAGATATGCGGAGACAAGCGATCGAAATGGCAAAAGGAAATTATTCGAGAAAAGTAAAAGTGCATAGCCATGATGAAATTGGACAACTGGCATTATCCTTCAATAATTTATCAAAAAAATTACAACAAGCTCGTTCTTCTACAGAAAGTGAAAGGCGTAAATTATCATCTGTTTTATCACATATGACAGATGGAGTAATTGCTACTGACCGAAAAGGGGATATTATTTTACTAAATGATCCTGCGGAAAAGATGTTAAATGTTTCTCGTGAAACAGCGCTCGATCAATCTGTTTTAGAGGTATTAGGGATACAGGAAGAATTTACGCTCGATCATTTATATGAAGAGCCAGATTCTGTTTTATTAGATTTTAGTACGAGAAACGAACCATATATTTTACGTGCTAGTTTCTCTGTTATTCAAAAAGAAACAGGGAAGGCAAACGGCTTAATTGCTGTACTATATGATGTAACAGAGCAGGAGCGTATAGAACGGGAACGCCGTGAGTTTGTGGCGAATGTCTCTCATGAATTAAGGACGCCATTAACGACGATGCGCAGTTATTTAGAGGCACTTACAGATGGAGCATGGCAGGATCCAAATATTGCACCACAATTTTTAACGGTTACACAAGAAGAAACAGAAAGAATGATTAGACTTGTAAATGCGTTGTTACAGCTATCTAAACTTGATAGTACAGAGCATCGTTTAATGAAAGAATGGGTCGACTTTACTGATTTCTTTAATAATATTATTGATCGCTTTGAAATGTCTAAAGAGCAAAATGTAAGTTTCAAACGATCTTTCTCTAAGAAATCTAGATTTATTGATATGGATACTGACAAAATTACTCAAGTGCTGTATAACATTATTTCTAACGCATTAAAGTATTCACCAGAAGGTGGAACAGTAACATATCGTTTACGTGATCGCGGTGATTTATTAGAAATTAGTGTAAGTGACCAAGGAATGGGTATTCCAAAAGAAAACGTTGATAAAATCTTTGAACGTTTTTATCGCGTAGATAAAGCTCGTTCAAGACAAATGGGTGGTACTGGGCTTGGATTAGCAATTGCAAAAGAAATGATTGAGGCACATGGTGGCTCTATTTGGGCGAAGAGTGAAGAAGGAAAAGGGACAACTATTTATTTCACGTTACCAATGGCAGCAGATGAAGAGGACGATTGGGAATGA
- a CDS encoding adenylosuccinate synthase encodes MSSVVVVGTQWGDEGKGKITDFLSEHAEVVARYQGGNNAGHTIVFGGVKYKLHLIPSGIFYKEKICVIGNGLVVDPKALLEELKYLHDRGVSTDNLRVSNRAHVILPYHLKQDELEEASKGDNKIGTTKKGIGPAYMDKAARIGIRMADLLDREAFKEKLERNLVEKNRLFEKMYDTEGFTVEEIFEEYFEYGQQIAQYVCDTSVVLNDALDNNHRVLFEGAQGVMLDIDHGTYPFVTSSNPIAGGVTVGTGVGPAKVTRVVGVCKAYTSRVGDGPFPTELHDEIGHQIREVGREYGTTTGRPRRVGWFDSVVVRHARRVSGLTDLSLNSIDVLTGIPTLKICVAYKYNGEVIDEVPANLNILAKCEPVYEELPGWEEDITGVKSLDELPENARKYVERVSELTGIQISMFSVGPDRNQTNIVRNVYEA; translated from the coding sequence ATGTCTTCAGTAGTAGTTGTAGGAACACAATGGGGCGACGAAGGAAAAGGTAAAATCACTGATTTTCTTTCTGAGCATGCGGAAGTAGTTGCAAGATATCAAGGTGGAAATAACGCGGGACATACAATTGTTTTCGGCGGAGTTAAATATAAATTACACTTAATTCCATCTGGTATTTTCTATAAAGAGAAAATTTGTGTAATCGGAAACGGATTAGTAGTAGATCCAAAAGCATTACTTGAAGAGTTAAAATACTTACACGATCGTGGTGTAAGTACTGATAATTTACGTGTAAGTAACCGTGCACATGTTATTTTACCTTACCACTTAAAACAAGATGAGTTAGAAGAAGCAAGTAAAGGTGATAACAAAATCGGTACAACGAAAAAAGGTATCGGTCCTGCATATATGGATAAAGCTGCTCGTATTGGTATTCGTATGGCTGATCTTTTAGACCGTGAAGCATTTAAAGAGAAGCTTGAGCGCAATTTAGTAGAGAAAAATCGTTTATTTGAAAAAATGTACGATACAGAAGGTTTCACTGTAGAAGAAATTTTCGAAGAGTACTTCGAGTACGGGCAACAAATCGCGCAATATGTATGTGATACGTCTGTTGTATTAAATGATGCATTAGATAATAATCACCGTGTATTATTTGAAGGTGCGCAAGGTGTTATGCTTGATATTGACCACGGTACGTACCCGTTCGTTACATCTTCTAACCCAATTGCTGGTGGTGTAACAGTTGGAACTGGAGTTGGTCCTGCGAAAGTTACTCGCGTTGTAGGTGTATGTAAAGCATATACAAGCCGCGTTGGTGATGGTCCATTCCCTACTGAGCTTCATGATGAAATTGGTCATCAAATTCGTGAAGTTGGTCGCGAGTATGGAACGACAACTGGTCGTCCACGCCGCGTAGGTTGGTTCGATAGCGTTGTTGTAAGACATGCACGTCGTGTTAGTGGTTTAACGGATCTATCATTAAATTCTATCGACGTTTTAACAGGTATTCCAACTCTTAAAATTTGTGTAGCTTACAAATACAATGGCGAAGTTATTGATGAAGTTCCAGCTAACTTAAACATTTTAGCGAAATGTGAGCCTGTATATGAAGAGCTTCCAGGTTGGGAAGAAGATATTACTGGTGTAAAATCATTAGATGAACTTCCTGAAAATGCACGAAAATACGTAGAACGTGTTTCTGAGTTAACAGGAATTCAAATATCTATGTTCTCAGTTGGACCAGATCGTAACCAAACAAATATTGTACGTAACGTATACGAAGCTTAA
- the walR gene encoding cell wall metabolism DNA-binding response regulator WalR: MMGKKILVVDDEKPIADILKFNLEKEGFEIVMAHDGDEAIEKANEEQPDMVLLDIMLPGKDGLEVCREIRKSSEMPIIMLTAKDSEIDKVLGLELGADDYVTKPFSTRELLARVKANLRRHQQGGAAEKEENTEMVIGPIVINPNAYSVTKREENIELTHREFELLHYLAKHLGQVMTREHLLQTVWGYDYFGDVRTVDVTVRRLREKIEDNPSHPTLIVTRRGVGYYLRDPEQE; the protein is encoded by the coding sequence ATGATGGGAAAGAAAATTTTAGTAGTTGATGATGAAAAGCCGATTGCAGATATTTTGAAGTTTAACCTAGAAAAAGAAGGTTTTGAAATAGTAATGGCGCATGATGGTGATGAAGCAATTGAAAAGGCTAATGAAGAGCAACCAGATATGGTTTTATTAGATATTATGCTACCAGGTAAAGATGGCTTAGAGGTTTGCCGTGAAATACGTAAAAGCTCAGAAATGCCGATTATTATGCTTACAGCAAAGGACTCTGAGATTGATAAAGTATTAGGGCTCGAGCTTGGGGCAGATGATTATGTAACGAAGCCATTTAGTACGAGGGAATTACTTGCTCGTGTGAAGGCGAATTTACGCCGCCATCAACAAGGTGGTGCTGCGGAAAAAGAAGAAAATACAGAAATGGTTATTGGACCAATTGTGATTAATCCAAATGCATATAGTGTAACGAAGCGCGAGGAAAATATCGAGCTTACACATCGTGAATTTGAGTTGCTACATTATTTAGCGAAACATTTAGGACAAGTTATGACACGCGAACATTTATTACAAACAGTTTGGGGTTATGACTATTTTGGAGATGTGCGCACAGTAGACGTTACAGTACGTCGTTTGCGTGAAAAAATTGAAGATAATCCAAGCCATCCTACTTTAATTGTAACTAGACGTGGAGTAGGGTATTACTTGCGTGACCCAGAGCAGGAATAG
- the rplI gene encoding 50S ribosomal protein L9 → MKVIFLKDVKGKGKKGEVKNVPDGYANNFLLKQGLAAEATNSSMKTLEAQKRKEEKDAAAELENAKELKETLEKLTVELKAKSGEGGRLFGSITSKQIVDAMQKSHKIKLDKRKFEMDDAIRALGYTNVTVKLHPQVTATVKVHVSEQ, encoded by the coding sequence ATGAAAGTAATTTTTCTAAAAGACGTAAAAGGTAAAGGTAAAAAAGGAGAAGTAAAAAACGTACCAGATGGCTATGCAAACAACTTCTTACTAAAACAAGGATTAGCTGCTGAAGCAACAAATAGCAGTATGAAAACTTTAGAAGCTCAAAAGCGTAAAGAAGAAAAAGATGCAGCAGCAGAGCTTGAAAATGCAAAAGAGTTAAAAGAGACTTTAGAGAAATTAACTGTAGAATTAAAGGCGAAATCTGGAGAAGGTGGCCGTTTATTTGGTTCTATCACAAGCAAACAAATCGTAGATGCAATGCAAAAATCACACAAGATTAAACTTGATAAACGTAAATTTGAAATGGACGATGCAATCCGCGCGTTAGGTTATACAAACGTTACTGTGAAATTGCATCCACAAGTAACAGCAACAGTAAAAGTTCATGTTAGTGAACAATAA
- the rpsR gene encoding 30S ribosomal protein S18, translated as MAGRKGGRAKRRKVCFFTANGITRIDYKDVDLLKRFVSERGKILPRRVTGTSAKYQRKLTVAIKRARQMALLPYVGE; from the coding sequence ATGGCAGGACGCAAAGGTGGACGTGCGAAACGTCGTAAGGTGTGTTTCTTCACAGCTAACGGCATCACTCGCATTGACTATAAAGATGTTGATTTATTAAAACGTTTCGTTTCTGAGCGTGGTAAAATTTTACCTCGTCGTGTAACAGGAACAAGCGCAAAATACCAACGCAAACTTACAGTTGCAATTAAACGTGCTCGTCAAATGGCACTTTTACCATATGTTGGTGAATAA
- a CDS encoding DHH family phosphoesterase: MPEFDKKQWFLYPVYVLAFFVFVLISILCYFHLIMGIAAFVIFCIVFFIVIRFELNFQRNFEKHTTDMITRVKKVSNEAFNQMPIGILLYNKDYGIDWANPYLSSCLGQHALAGWHLYDVSETLLLFIKGETSDDIVSLNNRKFRVFVRKEEKLIYFFDVTEQTEIEKMYEDQRTVLAVIYLDNYDEVTQGLDDQLRTNITSLVTSRLNEWALKYGAYLKRASSERFFVVLNESILTQMEKGKFSILDQVREETSKRNIPLTLSVGVGSGDLPLSELGAMAQSGLDLALGRGGDQVAIKQATGKVKFYGGKTNPVEKRTRVRARVISHALKDLVLESSNVIIMGHRAPDMDAIGAAIGILKVAQLNERKGYIVLDENDSDKGIKRLMDKVKQNEELWSHFITPEQAMEFANDESLLVVVDTHKPSMVMEQKLLHKIENVVGIDHHRRGEDFIEDPLLVYMEPYASSTAELVTELLEYQPKNLKMTMLEATALLAGIIVDTKSFTFRTGARTFDAASYLRSHGADTVLVQELLKEDMDQYLRVAKAIKNAYIYKNGIAIAKVDSDDYYDQVLIAQSADTLLTMTGIIASFVVAKRGENLIGISSRSLGEVNVQLIMENLGGGGHVKKAATQMKGVTVDEAEEKLRFVIDDYLQGGTQS, translated from the coding sequence ATGCCTGAATTTGATAAGAAACAGTGGTTTTTATATCCTGTTTATGTATTGGCATTTTTTGTGTTTGTGCTCATTTCAATTCTCTGTTATTTTCATTTAATTATGGGTATAGCTGCTTTTGTCATTTTTTGTATCGTATTCTTTATCGTTATACGATTTGAACTTAATTTTCAAAGGAATTTCGAAAAGCATACGACAGATATGATTACAAGAGTAAAGAAAGTAAGTAATGAAGCATTTAACCAAATGCCGATTGGTATTTTGTTATACAATAAGGATTATGGGATTGATTGGGCAAATCCTTATTTATCTTCATGTCTGGGACAGCACGCATTAGCTGGATGGCACCTTTACGATGTATCAGAAACATTACTTCTTTTCATTAAAGGAGAAACTTCTGATGATATAGTCTCTTTAAATAATCGAAAGTTTCGCGTTTTTGTAAGGAAAGAAGAAAAGTTAATTTATTTCTTTGATGTAACGGAACAAACAGAAATCGAAAAGATGTACGAGGATCAAAGGACTGTTTTAGCTGTCATCTATTTGGATAATTATGATGAAGTTACACAAGGATTAGATGATCAATTACGTACGAATATAACAAGTCTTGTGACATCGCGACTAAATGAATGGGCACTTAAGTATGGTGCTTATTTAAAACGTGCATCTTCAGAAAGATTCTTCGTTGTGCTAAATGAAAGTATTTTGACGCAGATGGAGAAAGGGAAATTTAGCATTTTAGATCAGGTGCGTGAAGAAACATCTAAAAGGAATATACCACTTACATTAAGTGTGGGTGTCGGATCAGGTGATTTACCTTTATCAGAGCTTGGAGCAATGGCTCAATCTGGTTTAGATCTTGCGCTTGGGCGTGGGGGAGACCAAGTAGCTATTAAACAAGCGACAGGTAAAGTTAAGTTCTATGGAGGTAAGACAAATCCGGTTGAAAAACGTACCCGTGTACGCGCCAGGGTCATTTCGCATGCGTTAAAGGATTTAGTATTAGAAAGTAGTAATGTCATTATTATGGGGCATAGGGCTCCCGATATGGACGCAATTGGTGCTGCGATTGGTATTTTAAAAGTGGCTCAATTAAATGAGCGTAAAGGATATATTGTGTTAGATGAAAATGATTCCGATAAAGGAATTAAGCGTTTGATGGACAAAGTGAAACAAAATGAGGAGTTATGGTCTCATTTTATTACTCCAGAGCAAGCGATGGAATTTGCAAATGATGAGTCGTTACTTGTTGTTGTCGATACGCATAAACCTTCTATGGTGATGGAGCAAAAACTGTTACATAAAATTGAAAATGTAGTAGGTATTGATCATCATCGCCGTGGAGAAGATTTTATTGAAGACCCATTGCTAGTTTATATGGAACCATATGCTTCTTCAACGGCAGAATTGGTTACAGAATTACTTGAGTATCAACCTAAAAATTTAAAGATGACAATGTTAGAAGCGACGGCATTGTTAGCGGGTATTATTGTCGACACGAAAAGTTTCACATTCCGGACAGGGGCTCGTACATTTGATGCTGCTTCTTATTTACGCTCACATGGTGCAGATACTGTACTTGTACAAGAACTTTTAAAGGAAGATATGGATCAGTATTTACGGGTTGCAAAAGCTATAAAAAATGCGTACATTTATAAAAATGGAATTGCGATTGCTAAAGTTGATAGTGATGATTACTACGATCAAGTGCTTATTGCGCAATCGGCAGACACGTTATTAACGATGACAGGGATTATTGCATCATTTGTTGTTGCGAAGCGTGGTGAGAATCTCATTGGAATTAGCAGCAGGTCTTTAGGTGAAGTGAATGTGCAGCTAATTATGGAAAACTTAGGCGGTGGCGGGCATGTGAAGAAGGCAGCCACACAGATGAAAGGTGTTACAGTAGATGAAGCGGAGGAGAAGCTTCGATTTGTTATTGATGACTATTTACAGGGAGGCACACAATCATGA
- a CDS encoding YybS family protein — MKQTKFITEGAALLAIYAILLLISMYVPILGTVVTFALPLPFILLMIRHKLSNVLVVFVAALFVTIIVSQPLNLVKTIMFGLIGIVLGYMYKTRKKPVEILIAGTLAYLIGFVLIYVASIKFFNIDIMKQMQSMFSESMAKSEKIVSATGMPISKEQKELLAQMNDILQSLLPSILVLVSVCFSWITVIISGSVLKKLKHEVISWPKFKDIQLPKSIIWYYVIFILLATFIKVEPTSYLHMVFSNLNVIFALLLVLQGLTFIAFLAYRKGFTKGVPIISFIACMFIPMLFPLVTILGIIDLGISLRSKIGG, encoded by the coding sequence GTGAAACAAACAAAGTTTATTACAGAAGGTGCAGCATTATTAGCTATATATGCAATTTTATTGCTTATATCTATGTATGTTCCGATTTTGGGTACAGTTGTAACTTTTGCGTTGCCGTTACCATTTATACTATTAATGATAAGACATAAACTATCTAATGTGCTCGTGGTTTTTGTAGCAGCACTTTTTGTTACTATTATTGTGAGTCAACCGCTGAATTTAGTGAAGACAATTATGTTTGGATTGATAGGGATTGTTTTAGGATATATGTATAAAACAAGAAAAAAGCCAGTTGAAATCTTAATAGCGGGGACGCTTGCATACTTAATTGGTTTTGTACTTATTTATGTTGCGAGTATAAAGTTTTTCAACATAGATATAATGAAGCAAATGCAAAGTATGTTTAGTGAAAGTATGGCGAAAAGCGAAAAGATAGTAAGTGCTACAGGTATGCCGATTAGTAAGGAACAAAAAGAGCTACTTGCACAAATGAATGATATATTACAATCGTTACTTCCAAGTATACTTGTGCTAGTTTCAGTATGTTTTTCTTGGATTACAGTGATAATATCAGGTAGTGTTTTGAAAAAGTTAAAACATGAAGTTATATCTTGGCCTAAATTTAAAGATATACAATTACCAAAGAGTATCATTTGGTATTACGTTATATTTATTTTGTTAGCAACTTTTATAAAAGTAGAACCAACATCATATTTACATATGGTATTTTCTAACCTAAATGTCATATTTGCACTATTGCTTGTACTGCAAGGTCTGACATTTATCGCCTTTTTAGCGTATAGAAAAGGTTTTACTAAAGGGGTTCCTATTATTAGTTTTATTGCATGCATGTTTATTCCGATGCTGTTTCCTCTTGTGACAATCTTAGGTATAATTGACTTAGGGATTTCATTGCGTTCTAAAATAGGGGGATAA